A region from the Aliarcobacter thereius LMG 24486 genome encodes:
- a CDS encoding flagellar hook-basal body protein, whose protein sequence is MNQGVYPLAASMVNQINRLDQISNNLANADTIGFKQEGTAETTFNWYLQKMENSPKKKFVESITINNIPKIDTRYTDPHMGAIRTTGNDLDFALNAYDTFFKIQDENGDILYTRNGAFKNQDGFLVDGNGNNVLNQDNEAIIIEDNFQLEIGIAQTGFKNLEKVGDNNYRALNLDLVENLENNDNQIILGAVEQSNVNRVTTMVELIDAHRRFDQSQKAIKTIDELNAGLIEKIGNTR, encoded by the coding sequence ATGAATCAAGGTGTATATCCATTAGCTGCTTCTATGGTTAATCAAATTAATAGATTGGATCAAATAAGTAATAATCTTGCAAATGCTGATACAATAGGATTTAAACAAGAGGGAACAGCTGAAACTACTTTTAATTGGTACTTACAAAAAATGGAAAATAGTCCTAAAAAGAAATTTGTAGAATCAATTACAATAAATAATATACCAAAGATTGATACAAGATATACAGATCCACATATGGGAGCTATTAGAACAACTGGAAATGATTTAGATTTTGCATTAAATGCTTATGATACATTTTTTAAGATACAAGATGAAAACGGTGATATTTTATATACAAGAAATGGTGCATTTAAAAATCAAGATGGTTTTTTAGTAGATGGAAATGGGAATAATGTATTAAATCAAGATAATGAAGCAATAATTATTGAAGATAATTTTCAATTAGAAATTGGTATTGCTCAAACTGGTTTTAAAAACTTAGAAAAAGTTGGAGATAATAATTACAGGGCATTAAACCTTGATTTAGTTGAAAATCTTGAAAACAATGATAATCAAATTATTCTTGGAGCAGTTGAACAATCTAATGTAAATAGAGTAACAACAATGGTTGAGCTAATTGATGCACATAGAAGATTTGATCAATCACAAAAAGCAATTAAAACAATAGATGAGTTAAATGCTGGTCTTATAGAAAAAATAGGAAATACTAGATAA
- the flgB gene encoding flagellar basal body rod protein FlgB: MNASKVSQTLFEQLNFRGERQKVISSNIANINTPKYKTKDLVFEQELKQEQILQMTRTTSSHMHNIDYRSSNNPKLIKVPNLIEQNDGNNVNLDSQMSEQAKNKVIFDAIQTSIKRDSKLFRSVIDASGKN, from the coding sequence ATGAATGCAAGCAAAGTTTCACAAACACTTTTTGAACAATTGAATTTTAGAGGTGAAAGACAAAAAGTAATATCGAGCAATATTGCAAATATAAATACTCCTAAATACAAAACAAAAGATTTGGTTTTTGAACAAGAGTTAAAGCAAGAACAAATTTTACAAATGACGAGAACAACATCATCACATATGCATAATATTGATTACAGATCAAGTAATAATCCAAAATTAATTAAAGTTCCAAATCTTATAGAACAAAATGATGGGAATAATGTTAATTTAGATAGTCAAATGAGTGAACAAGCAAAAAATAAAGTTATATTTGATGCTATTCAAACATCTATTAAAAGAGATTCAAAACTATTCAGATCAGTTATTGATGCATCTGGTAAAAATTAA
- the fliF gene encoding flagellar basal-body MS-ring/collar protein FliF, with amino-acid sequence MLEQITKFINNLNKVQKIAVFGGIGLLAAIIIGFLLFTTLKSEDKKLNFIIASNLTQADVMRASEELEAAGIEFIITGSGSNLTLKTSQEFVNIAKIKLVTSEASTNKHVGWEIFEKSTIGTTNFENKVKYLRALEGELSKSLEALSSVLKANVKIAIPKETIFTEKKADTTASAVITLRQGLYLTQKQIDGIKNFIASAVSELKVENIQLIDSDGNLLELNADDINNQRSTIQTKYKEKFEEDYEKKIITLLEPVVGYGRVVAKVNVNLDFVRKDIEEEIFAPQGTVRSQQVIESSNSATGMPDEIEVVGVDNNIQPPQVANEGNKVSSEGESSNTVTNYEISRKLISQKDANFTNIRRVTASVSFDSMVLKDHPNKEEFLSSLESLVEDAIGYDKNRGDKVSVKDFKFVGLKSYNENGELVDEFGNVITDASKTYLSASNIKEVLDEYKDYIQYLIVGLILFIFYRRFVSNSELVILGEGKKEELTVDDDDLVKDMLAGLENELDQNTAQGRLKTKVKSQILNNIDGLDEESAAKYEVFIEELDREINNNPADIARMIELLLSEGNVNFK; translated from the coding sequence TTGCTAGAACAGATAACAAAATTCATAAATAATTTAAATAAAGTTCAGAAAATTGCAGTTTTTGGTGGAATAGGATTACTAGCAGCAATTATAATAGGTTTTTTACTTTTTACAACTTTAAAAAGTGAAGATAAGAAGTTGAATTTTATAATAGCTTCAAATCTTACACAAGCTGATGTTATGAGAGCTAGTGAAGAATTAGAAGCTGCTGGAATAGAATTTATTATTACAGGAAGTGGAAGCAATCTTACACTTAAAACTTCGCAAGAGTTTGTTAATATTGCAAAAATAAAACTTGTAACTAGTGAAGCATCTACAAACAAACATGTTGGTTGGGAGATTTTTGAGAAATCTACTATTGGAACAACAAATTTCGAAAACAAAGTTAAATATTTAAGAGCATTAGAAGGAGAACTTAGTAAAAGTTTGGAGGCACTTTCTAGTGTTTTAAAAGCGAATGTTAAAATTGCTATTCCAAAAGAGACTATTTTTACAGAAAAAAAAGCTGATACTACTGCATCTGCTGTTATTACATTAAGACAAGGTTTATACTTAACACAAAAACAAATTGATGGTATTAAAAATTTTATAGCATCAGCTGTTTCTGAATTAAAAGTTGAAAATATTCAACTAATAGATAGTGATGGTAACTTATTAGAATTAAATGCAGATGATATAAATAATCAAAGATCAACAATTCAAACAAAATATAAAGAAAAATTTGAAGAGGATTATGAAAAAAAGATTATAACTCTACTTGAACCTGTTGTTGGTTATGGAAGAGTTGTTGCAAAAGTAAATGTAAATTTAGACTTTGTAAGAAAAGATATAGAAGAAGAGATTTTTGCACCTCAAGGAACAGTAAGATCTCAGCAAGTTATTGAAAGTTCAAATAGTGCAACAGGTATGCCAGATGAAATAGAAGTTGTAGGCGTTGATAATAATATTCAACCACCTCAAGTTGCAAATGAAGGAAATAAAGTATCTTCAGAAGGTGAAAGTTCTAATACAGTTACAAACTATGAGATATCAAGAAAATTAATATCTCAAAAAGATGCAAACTTTACTAATATAAGAAGAGTTACAGCATCTGTTTCATTTGATTCTATGGTCTTAAAAGATCACCCAAATAAAGAAGAGTTTTTGTCAAGTCTTGAATCATTGGTCGAAGATGCAATAGGTTATGATAAAAATAGAGGAGATAAAGTTTCTGTAAAAGATTTTAAATTTGTTGGATTAAAATCATATAATGAAAATGGTGAACTAGTTGATGAATTTGGAAATGTTATTACTGATGCTTCAAAAACATATTTAAGTGCATCAAATATTAAAGAAGTTTTAGATGAATATAAAGATTATATACAATATTTGATTGTTGGATTAATATTGTTTATATTTTATAGACGATTTGTTTCTAATAGTGAATTAGTAATTTTAGGAGAGGGTAAAAAAGAGGAATTAACAGTTGATGATGATGATTTAGTTAAAGATATGTTAGCAGGACTTGAAAATGAATTGGATCAAAATACTGCTCAAGGGAGATTAAAAACTAAAGTAAAAAGTCAAATTCTAAATAATATTGATGGATTAGATGAAGAATCAGCAGCAAAATATGAAGTATTCATTGAAGAGCTAGATAGAGAAATAAATAACAACCCAGCCGATATAGCAAGAATGATTGAGCTATTATTGAGTGAGGGAAATGTTAATTTTAAATAA
- the fliG gene encoding flagellar motor switch protein FliG, whose amino-acid sequence MAINAYNDIDILKGMSMIEKVARFFVLIGEESTVKIFQYLEQDYVEQISTAITQIQSINKEVSLAILEEFHLYTRTKGFISSGGYDFAKEILYKSIGQEAADEVLEKLSRMKLANQAFSYLDGVNPKQLSDFIKDESPHTIAVILSHMDPSKSADVLMELDEETRVKVSIQIATIKDVSPDVVRTISAVLERKLESLLSSIVDVGGVKVVADMLNKMGPKAIDILKNINGIDTSLANRIKDNMFVFEDLLELDTEYIMKIIQGVESADIVVALKNSTEEQIDKVTSAMSQRVRDRFNEESEMLTKVKIKDIEAAQRRMLAVAQKLIDDGVIERENG is encoded by the coding sequence ATGGCAATAAATGCATATAATGATATTGATATATTAAAAGGTATGTCAATGATAGAAAAAGTTGCTAGATTCTTTGTCCTTATTGGAGAAGAGTCAACAGTAAAAATTTTCCAATATTTAGAACAAGATTATGTTGAACAAATTTCAACAGCTATCACACAAATACAATCAATAAATAAAGAGGTTTCTTTAGCAATTTTAGAAGAGTTTCACTTATATACAAGAACAAAAGGATTTATTAGTTCAGGTGGGTATGATTTTGCTAAAGAGATTTTATATAAATCTATTGGTCAAGAAGCTGCTGATGAAGTTCTAGAAAAACTTTCAAGAATGAAACTTGCAAATCAAGCATTTTCTTATCTTGATGGTGTAAATCCAAAGCAGTTAAGTGACTTTATCAAAGATGAATCACCACATACAATAGCAGTTATTTTATCTCATATGGATCCTTCAAAATCAGCAGATGTTTTAATGGAATTAGATGAAGAAACTAGAGTAAAAGTAAGTATTCAAATTGCTACAATAAAAGATGTTTCTCCTGATGTTGTAAGAACTATATCAGCAGTTTTAGAAAGAAAGTTAGAATCGTTATTATCATCTATTGTTGATGTTGGTGGAGTTAAAGTTGTTGCTGATATGCTTAATAAAATGGGACCAAAAGCTATTGATATTCTGAAAAACATTAATGGTATAGATACTTCACTTGCTAATAGAATAAAAGATAATATGTTTGTATTTGAAGATTTATTAGAATTAGATACAGAGTATATTATGAAGATTATTCAAGGTGTTGAATCAGCTGATATTGTTGTTGCTTTAAAAAATTCAACTGAAGAACAAATTGATAAGGTTACGAGTGCTATGTCTCAAAGGGTTAGAGATAGATTTAATGAAGAGTCTGAAATGCTTACTAAAGTTAAAATTAAAGATATTGAAGCTGCTCAAAGAAGAATGTTGGCTGTTGCTCAGAAATTAATAGATGATGGTGTTATTGAAAGGGAGAATGGTTAA
- a CDS encoding FliH/SctL family protein — MAESIFASARILSNSDNVSKYELSDFSKKLKQEDKKLEDNIDDFEEIKELKEDIKTKEIVVPPTPIIDNSEVLNKIEPIFSEFSSLAIKMEQISQKILSIEGDIVSKNKELDSQVVKAIKDLQQSAEFFEKTVNQVENKMLKTAIGIAKKIIAIELGENSTKIAKQTIKQLLEKVKNATKVKIHLNPKDYVILKKELELENHIELIEDINVVAGGVVIASNIGNYDGNIEAKISTMLESLDLII; from the coding sequence ATGGCAGAAAGTATTTTTGCTAGTGCTAGAATTTTAAGTAATAGTGATAATGTTTCAAAATATGAACTTAGTGATTTCTCTAAGAAACTTAAGCAAGAAGATAAAAAACTTGAAGATAATATTGACGATTTCGAAGAGATAAAAGAACTAAAAGAAGATATAAAAACTAAAGAGATAGTTGTTCCACCAACTCCAATAATAGATAATAGTGAAGTTCTAAATAAAATTGAGCCAATATTCTCAGAATTTTCAAGTTTAGCTATAAAAATGGAACAAATTTCTCAAAAAATATTATCAATAGAGGGTGATATTGTTTCAAAAAATAAAGAGCTAGATTCTCAGGTTGTAAAAGCAATAAAAGATTTACAACAAAGTGCAGAGTTTTTTGAAAAAACGGTGAATCAAGTAGAGAACAAAATGCTAAAAACAGCAATAGGAATAGCAAAAAAGATTATTGCTATTGAGCTTGGAGAAAACTCTACAAAAATTGCTAAACAGACTATAAAACAGCTTTTAGAAAAAGTTAAAAATGCAACAAAAGTAAAAATTCATTTAAATCCAAAAGATTATGTAATTTTAAAAAAAGAGCTAGAATTAGAAAATCACATTGAACTAATTGAAGATATAAATGTTGTTGCTGGTGGTGTTGTAATTGCAAGTAATATTGGAAATTATGATGGTAATATTGAGGCAAAAATATCAACAATGCTTGAATCTTTGGATTTAATTATATAA
- a CDS encoding FliM/FliN family flagellar motor switch protein — protein sequence MEISERVYDLLVDTEIVVDVMLGYTNISIGEFLKLNEGDIISLHKPAGSGGEIYVNSRIIGTGDIIVIDEKLAVRVQDAMDSDNVVRYFFDEHMI from the coding sequence ATGGAAATTAGTGAAAGAGTTTATGATTTATTAGTAGATACAGAGATTGTTGTTGATGTAATGCTAGGATATACCAATATCTCAATTGGTGAGTTTTTAAAACTAAACGAAGGAGATATTATATCACTTCACAAACCAGCAGGTAGTGGTGGAGAAATTTATGTAAACTCTAGGATCATTGGAACAGGAGATATTATTGTTATTGATGAAAAACTAGCAGTTAGAGTTCAAGATGCTATGGATTCAGATAATGTTGTAAGATACTTTTTCGATGAACATATGATTTAA
- a CDS encoding flagellar hook capping FlgD N-terminal domain-containing protein, translating into MADGLSINTGTDKYGNQYTQSISNDQLTTNDFLKLMIEELKLQDPTKPMDSAKMLSTQMQMSTLNANMEMIKSLQAIQTAFTQSSLSTAVGIIGKDVENGSTNAEGALKAFTIESIEMVDGEIMAIGREWQYLYQGIALEDGEGGYKSAQYDEAGNLYDEKGEKTGQTIVLDGLGTPAVKDGKLVIKDADGNEVVNHNYVPSGKNTIILSQEKVSMPFSSITRIF; encoded by the coding sequence ATGGCTGACGGATTATCAATAAATACAGGAACAGATAAATATGGAAACCAATATACGCAAAGTATAAGTAATGATCAACTAACAACAAATGACTTTTTAAAACTAATGATTGAAGAGTTAAAACTTCAGGATCCAACAAAACCTATGGATTCTGCAAAAATGCTTTCAACTCAAATGCAAATGAGTACATTAAATGCAAATATGGAGATGATAAAATCTTTACAAGCTATTCAAACCGCATTTACACAATCTTCTCTTTCAACTGCTGTGGGAATTATTGGAAAAGATGTTGAAAATGGTTCTACAAATGCTGAAGGTGCACTAAAAGCATTTACAATAGAATCTATTGAAATGGTAGATGGTGAAATTATGGCTATTGGTAGAGAATGGCAATATTTATACCAAGGAATTGCTCTTGAAGATGGGGAAGGTGGCTATAAATCAGCACAATATGATGAAGCTGGAAATCTTTATGATGAAAAAGGTGAAAAAACTGGACAAACAATTGTTTTAGATGGTTTAGGAACACCAGCTGTTAAAGATGGAAAATTAGTTATAAAAGATGCTGATGGAAATGAAGTTGTAAACCATAACTATGTGCCAAGTGGTAAAAATACAATTATACTTTCACAAGAGAAAGTATCTATGCCATTCTCTTCAATTACGAGAATTTTCTAA
- a CDS encoding flagellar hook-basal body complex protein, with product MIGALWNGVSGIYQQDKGISTEANNISNSSTVGHKKDEIHFSDLMYSQAGIGKGVQTQSVSKVFTQGQIVGTGSGIDVALEGKGFFIVRNREDDSIAYTRAGNLVQAKDGFLVTQDNFKIQGLVPQNIVIDSSDPTKQIFTDDFSKNMLSTSIIIDGVVHNINTKTTDYRYSSKTDSDDKKGDNYKTSVSKGNDVDKLQNNYQNIVQDYINNKDKPSQKRQISEIDLSTNLNNLNPIGNEISINLDGRNYTVTFDEADKEDALKELSYKISQASGFSSTYKDGILTIEQSEALGNEFKVEEIKLNNSNLEFTSNDYEIINSDNPVPTSQNSKIDFSKKFDNINSEGNKLTITIDGKTFSVEFDAKTGISEDDMNKLYEFLSEEGRAKYGLALPSTIATQDELDNILANIPSQATIDAMPTTTAAEIAAKNQAQADKDSKELAYNEARNRKEEQTLNYLKADTIVSALKDLSDKVSNSAGFTASVKDGVLDVSSLIPGKEFSVSEVSVNKEQVFNIDTISANKGWGIDTVYAARDALKSAVEAAEAEFLEITNILDYSDLGTYGESDINIRLDVLGIADKSLADVTISDDGFVYVTSGTNKFLVGRLSTVGFRNEQGLEAIGGNLYKKTEYSGEAFNADSMNTIRGGSLERANIDYGTALTQLMVYQKAFEASSKSITTSDEFLQTAIEMKR from the coding sequence ATGATAGGAGCTTTATGGAATGGAGTATCTGGAATTTATCAACAAGATAAAGGAATCTCAACAGAAGCTAATAATATAAGTAATTCAAGTACTGTAGGACACAAAAAAGATGAAATACATTTTTCAGATTTGATGTATTCACAAGCAGGTATTGGAAAAGGGGTTCAAACTCAAAGTGTATCTAAAGTTTTTACTCAAGGACAAATTGTAGGAACTGGTTCAGGGATTGATGTAGCACTTGAAGGTAAAGGATTTTTTATAGTAAGAAATAGGGAAGATGACTCTATTGCTTATACAAGAGCTGGAAATTTAGTTCAAGCAAAAGATGGATTTTTGGTAACTCAAGATAATTTTAAAATTCAAGGATTAGTTCCACAAAATATTGTTATAGATTCTTCAGATCCAACAAAACAAATTTTTACAGATGATTTCTCTAAAAATATGTTATCTACTTCTATTATAATTGATGGAGTTGTTCATAATATTAATACAAAAACTACTGATTATAGATATAGTTCAAAAACAGATAGTGATGATAAAAAAGGTGATAACTATAAAACTTCTGTTTCAAAGGGAAATGATGTAGATAAACTACAAAATAATTATCAAAATATAGTACAAGATTATATCAATAATAAAGACAAACCATCTCAAAAAAGACAAATTTCTGAAATAGATTTAAGTACAAACTTAAATAATCTAAATCCAATAGGAAATGAAATAAGTATAAATCTTGATGGTAGAAATTACACTGTTACTTTTGATGAAGCAGATAAAGAAGATGCATTAAAAGAACTTAGTTATAAAATTTCTCAGGCAAGTGGTTTTTCATCAACTTATAAAGATGGAATATTAACAATTGAACAAAGTGAAGCTTTAGGAAATGAATTTAAAGTAGAAGAGATTAAACTAAATAATTCAAATCTTGAATTTACTTCAAATGATTATGAAATAATAAATAGTGATAATCCAGTTCCAACATCACAAAATAGTAAGATAGATTTTTCTAAAAAATTTGACAATATAAATAGTGAAGGAAATAAATTAACTATTACAATAGATGGAAAAACTTTTAGTGTAGAGTTTGATGCTAAAACAGGAATTAGTGAAGATGATATGAATAAACTTTATGAGTTTTTATCTGAAGAAGGAAGAGCTAAATATGGTTTAGCTCTTCCTTCTACAATTGCTACACAAGATGAGTTAGATAATATCTTAGCAAATATTCCATCTCAAGCTACAATTGATGCTATGCCAACAACAACTGCTGCTGAAATTGCAGCAAAAAATCAAGCTCAAGCAGATAAAGATTCAAAAGAGTTGGCATATAATGAAGCAAGAAATAGAAAAGAAGAACAAACTTTAAATTATTTAAAAGCAGATACTATAGTTTCAGCATTAAAAGACTTAAGCGATAAAGTATCAAATTCTGCTGGATTTACAGCAAGTGTTAAAGATGGTGTTTTGGATGTATCAAGTTTAATTCCTGGAAAAGAGTTTAGTGTTTCTGAAGTTAGTGTAAATAAAGAGCAAGTTTTTAATATAGATACTATAAGTGCAAATAAAGGTTGGGGAATAGATACAGTTTATGCTGCAAGAGATGCTTTAAAAAGTGCAGTTGAAGCAGCAGAAGCTGAGTTCTTAGAGATTACAAATATCTTAGATTATAGTGATTTAGGAACTTATGGAGAGAGTGATATAAATATAAGATTAGATGTTTTAGGAATAGCTGATAAAAGTTTAGCAGATGTTACTATTAGTGATGATGGTTTTGTATATGTTACAAGTGGTACGAATAAATTTTTAGTTGGAAGATTAAGCACAGTTGGTTTTAGGAATGAACAAGGGCTTGAAGCAATCGGTGGAAATCTTTATAAAAAAACAGAGTATAGCGGAGAAGCTTTTAATGCAGATAGTATGAATACAATAAGAGGTGGTTCTCTTGAAAGAGCAAATATCGATTATGGTACAGCTTTAACTCAACTTATGGTTTATCAAAAAGCTTTTGAGGCTAGTTCAAAATCTATTACAACATCAGATGAGTTTTTACAAACAGCAATTGAGATGAAAAGATAG
- a CDS encoding flagellar hook-basal body complex protein, with translation MIGALWTGISGLSAHQTALDNESNNIANVNTIGYKASRISFADQIYQGKIGKGSYVQDAEKVFVTGGSKITGVEYDVALQGDGFFTVINKNTLGTAETFYTRAGNLRMGQSGTLQNADGYEVQGWAMSSIDQKNDVKTTNQNASRFTDVYVKNLGNGIIRHKDYIETIAAKATNYNETAKSDPVSVFSGAGGKTKAAKLKDIDLALSNYNEWLQKYKDDPSLPSKGSTSQVSQANFKTGVPPTSIIGKEGDSIEMVVNGNSYTQKFVVTKTTPAWRDELWDALPMTPVDERALYNLKDPALIEIMPTSTEAERSLKDQEIAKYDKLAGKINTYKALADTISNKEAGVVAYMAKDRTNPTSDVLNPNGMYEQTTNLADMLRGVIQIKSLVPGKEFKITQVAEYSGENEKFSVKGTFQSTAVASLGSGKQALEEARDALSRLVNGNQRSVYTTQDLYGAANNKTFSFSINVFDKDLGYVIPVPNDGAVPPKAVPIEIGNVNTGDINTIVDAINNTRTSSGPQLGDYIVAKNINGNLVLETNEANYDIEFDAKLETDPTVDLNELVNNAGYTYDIKVGSNTISTTFATTTPVDKNAIYTAISTNVSAYNAANPGRELVVSPINNGVFTINSADGERIEGDLRINVAPTQPNLANNANNAVTSTVMEQGVYTITAPVTDNTTYGVTINGTTYSFTTGTGYTGTESDVRNNILAQIKNDPALKDIVNATANGTGGISINQTRVVDSSNTAKSLNITQTGGAYNQTQAYNEGNPEVQVFTVDFTGASRSEIILTLAGSNISIKTEENETPATAATKLQDEINKNPNLRNRYEVVVNGADIEVREKAGVTGYTGFGGNVPSITFKDLEVPVWDLKEGFVEVNSEYSGRRGAGGEFMEITTRVDQSSTQASLQLRLDVLNISDSKFGGFKVDDTGLVTITEGGVEYAVGQVSIARFTNNRGLEAVGNNNFRATQDSGNVIYSTNNNNTNGVKGQALELSKADLSESLVNLMVFQRAFEANAKSITTSDELLSTLINLKR, from the coding sequence ATGATAGGTGCATTATGGACTGGAATATCAGGATTATCAGCACATCAAACTGCTTTAGACAATGAGTCAAATAATATTGCAAACGTAAATACGATTGGATATAAAGCTAGTAGAATCTCATTTGCAGATCAAATTTACCAAGGAAAGATTGGTAAAGGATCATATGTTCAAGATGCAGAGAAAGTATTTGTAACTGGTGGTTCAAAAATCACAGGTGTAGAATATGATGTGGCACTTCAAGGTGATGGATTTTTTACTGTTATTAATAAAAACACTCTAGGAACAGCTGAAACTTTTTATACAAGAGCTGGAAATCTTAGAATGGGACAAAGTGGAACATTACAAAATGCAGATGGTTATGAAGTTCAAGGTTGGGCAATGAGTTCAATTGATCAAAAAAATGATGTAAAAACAACAAACCAAAATGCAAGTAGATTTACAGATGTATATGTTAAAAATCTTGGTAATGGAATTATAAGACATAAAGATTATATTGAAACAATTGCAGCAAAAGCTACAAATTATAATGAAACTGCAAAATCAGATCCAGTTAGTGTATTTAGTGGAGCTGGTGGAAAAACAAAAGCAGCGAAATTAAAAGATATTGATTTAGCTTTATCAAACTATAATGAGTGGTTACAAAAATATAAAGATGATCCAAGTCTTCCATCAAAAGGATCAACTTCTCAAGTTTCACAAGCAAACTTTAAAACAGGAGTTCCACCAACTTCAATTATTGGAAAAGAGGGTGACTCTATTGAAATGGTTGTAAATGGAAACAGCTATACTCAAAAGTTTGTTGTTACAAAAACAACTCCTGCATGGAGAGATGAACTTTGGGATGCACTACCAATGACACCTGTTGATGAAAGAGCTTTATATAATTTAAAAGATCCAGCATTAATAGAGATTATGCCAACTTCAACTGAAGCAGAAAGATCTCTTAAAGATCAAGAAATAGCAAAATATGATAAATTAGCAGGAAAGATAAATACATATAAAGCATTAGCAGATACTATTTCTAATAAGGAAGCAGGAGTTGTTGCATATATGGCAAAGGATAGAACAAATCCTACAAGTGATGTATTAAATCCAAATGGAATGTATGAACAAACAACAAATCTTGCTGATATGTTAAGAGGTGTTATTCAAATTAAATCATTAGTTCCAGGAAAAGAGTTTAAAATTACTCAAGTTGCTGAATATTCAGGAGAAAATGAAAAATTCTCTGTAAAAGGAACATTCCAATCAACAGCAGTAGCAAGTTTAGGATCTGGAAAACAAGCTCTTGAAGAAGCAAGAGATGCATTATCAAGATTAGTAAATGGTAACCAAAGAAGTGTTTATACAACTCAAGATCTATATGGTGCAGCAAATAATAAAACTTTCTCATTTAGTATAAATGTATTTGATAAAGATTTAGGATATGTGATTCCTGTTCCAAATGATGGTGCAGTTCCTCCAAAAGCAGTACCAATTGAAATTGGAAATGTAAATACAGGAGATATTAATACAATAGTTGATGCTATTAACAATACAAGAACTTCTTCAGGACCACAACTTGGAGATTATATTGTTGCAAAAAATATAAATGGAAATCTGGTTCTTGAAACAAATGAAGCAAATTATGATATAGAGTTTGATGCAAAACTTGAAACAGATCCAACAGTAGATTTAAATGAGTTAGTAAATAATGCAGGATATACATATGATATAAAAGTAGGGAGTAACACTATTTCTACTACATTTGCAACAACAACTCCAGTTGATAAAAATGCAATATATACAGCAATATCTACAAATGTTTCAGCATATAATGCGGCAAATCCAGGAAGAGAATTAGTTGTAAGTCCAATAAATAATGGAGTATTCACAATTAACTCAGCAGATGGTGAGAGAATCGAAGGAGATTTAAGAATAAATGTTGCTCCAACTCAGCCAAATTTAGCAAATAATGCAAATAATGCTGTAACAAGTACAGTTATGGAACAAGGTGTTTATACTATTACTGCACCAGTTACAGATAATACAACTTATGGTGTTACTATAAATGGAACAACTTATTCATTTACAACAGGTACTGGATATACAGGAACAGAATCTGATGTTAGAAATAATATTTTAGCTCAAATCAAAAATGATCCAGCTTTAAAAGATATAGTAAATGCAACTGCAAATGGAACAGGTGGAATTAGTATAAATCAAACAAGAGTGGTTGATAGTAGTAATACAGCAAAATCTTTAAATATAACACAAACAGGTGGAGCATATAATCAAACTCAAGCATATAATGAAGGTAATCCAGAAGTTCAAGTGTTTACAGTTGATTTTACAGGTGCTTCTAGATCTGAAATAATTTTAACTCTTGCAGGTTCAAATATTTCAATAAAAACAGAAGAGAATGAGACTCCAGCAACAGCTGCTACAAAACTTCAAGATGAAATAAACAAAAATCCAAATCTAAGAAATAGATATGAGGTAGTTGTAAATGGTGCAGATATTGAAGTTAGAGAAAAAGCAGGAGTTACAGGATATACAGGATTTGGTGGAAATGTTCCAAGTATTACATTTAAGGACCTTGAAGTTCCAGTTTGGGATTTAAAAGAAGGTTTTGTAGAAGTAAATAGTGAATATTCTGGAAGAAGAGGAGCAGGTGGTGAATTTATGGAAATTACAACTAGAGTTGATCAATCTTCTACTCAGGCTAGTCTACAATTAAGATTAGATGTTTTAAATATTTCAGATAGTAAATTTGGAGGATTTAAAGTTGATGATACTGGACTTGTAACAATCACTGAAGGTGGAGTTGAATATGCAGTAGGACAAGTTTCAATTGCAAGATTTACAAACAATAGAGGACTTGAAGCTGTTGGAAATAATAACTTTAGAGCAACTCAAGATTCTGGAAATGTTATTTATAGTACAAATAATAACAATACAAATGGAGTAAAAGGACAAGCTCTTGAGCTTAGTAAAGCAGATTTAAGTGAAAGCTTAGTAAATCTAATGGTATTTCAAAGAGCGTTTGAAGCAAATGCAAAGTCAATTACAACTTCTGATGAGCTTTTAAGTACATTAATTAATTTAAAAAGATAG